The following are encoded in a window of Stigmatella erecta genomic DNA:
- a CDS encoding methyl-accepting chemotaxis protein encodes MARRFQRLGLRGVLFGYFTLAQAVLFLVLAFVVQERVEDFLDRDLSKHGHLKAQQLARLVFSQKLEIKPGEHLQGLFEPLRGEEDVQFAALLDRKGDFVASSGRRPEGVELATEHLLRNRMGTDPELAGGTRLIVEPLDNGTGWVVLAMNPDALTSEVVSLRWTVLAIFGLGLLIVMLFFLPISRVLILHPLEAMMSMARRLAESDLTGRVEVGAADELGKLAEALNRIALSWRETLGRVRGVSESLAGVIEQISRTGTTVSSGASTVQSRVEETSTSMVEMLASLRGIAENVEVLYQSAEQSSSSIMEMAATNDEVAENVQSMTASVEETTSAIEEMSFSIREVATNISGLSASTEETSVSIKRMDSSIGQVETNANETARLSEQVSEDAQSGVESLQKTLSGIDRIKETSRTAAGVIESLGRRISEIGNILNVIDDVAEQTNLLALNAAIIAAQAGEHGKGFAVVAEEIKDLAERTGASTKEIAELIRSIQEESRNAVSVMNQGVKNVEEGVLLGRDAEGALWKINDSAQKATQMVKAIARATVEQARGSRQVTTAIQRISETVQMISKASNEQAKGSEQIIKSAERMKVITAHVQRSSQEQTQGSKQITRSIESINEMVTHLNRAQKEQTKGSEQVLKAVDTIKTVSEHQTRSVRQLEEAIDHLQKQAEVLRGEVRRFRV; translated from the coding sequence TTGGCTCGCCGCTTTCAGAGATTGGGTCTTCGAGGCGTTCTCTTCGGGTACTTCACCCTGGCGCAGGCTGTCCTGTTCCTCGTGCTGGCCTTCGTGGTGCAGGAGCGGGTGGAGGACTTCCTCGACAGGGATCTCTCCAAACACGGGCACCTGAAGGCCCAGCAGCTCGCCCGCCTGGTCTTCAGCCAGAAGCTGGAGATCAAGCCCGGCGAGCACCTGCAGGGGCTCTTCGAGCCGCTCCGGGGCGAGGAGGACGTCCAGTTCGCCGCGCTGCTCGATCGCAAGGGCGACTTCGTGGCCTCCAGCGGCCGGCGCCCGGAGGGCGTGGAGCTGGCCACCGAGCACCTGCTGCGCAACCGCATGGGCACGGATCCCGAGCTGGCAGGGGGCACCCGGCTCATCGTCGAGCCGCTGGACAACGGGACCGGCTGGGTGGTGCTGGCGATGAACCCCGACGCGCTCACCTCCGAGGTGGTCTCGCTGCGCTGGACGGTGCTGGCCATCTTCGGGCTGGGCCTGCTGATCGTCATGCTCTTCTTCCTGCCCATCTCCCGGGTGCTCATCCTCCACCCCCTGGAGGCGATGATGTCCATGGCGCGCCGCCTGGCGGAGTCGGACCTGACGGGGCGCGTGGAGGTGGGTGCGGCGGATGAGCTGGGCAAGCTGGCCGAGGCGCTCAACCGCATCGCCCTGAGCTGGCGCGAGACGCTGGGCCGGGTGCGGGGCGTGTCGGAGAGCCTGGCGGGGGTGATTGAGCAGATTTCGCGCACGGGCACCACGGTGTCCTCGGGCGCCTCCACGGTGCAGTCGCGCGTGGAGGAGACCTCCACCTCCATGGTGGAGATGCTGGCGAGCCTGAGGGGCATCGCGGAGAACGTGGAGGTGCTCTACCAGAGTGCCGAGCAGAGCAGCTCCTCCATCATGGAGATGGCCGCCACGAACGACGAGGTGGCCGAGAACGTGCAGTCCATGACGGCCAGCGTGGAGGAGACCACGAGCGCCATCGAGGAGATGTCCTTCTCCATCCGCGAGGTGGCCACCAACATCTCCGGCCTGTCGGCCTCCACGGAGGAGACCTCCGTGTCCATCAAGCGGATGGACTCCTCCATCGGCCAGGTGGAGACGAACGCCAACGAGACGGCGCGGCTGTCCGAGCAGGTGTCCGAGGACGCGCAGTCGGGCGTGGAGTCGCTGCAGAAGACGCTCAGCGGCATCGACCGCATCAAGGAGACGAGCCGCACCGCCGCGGGCGTCATCGAGAGCCTGGGCCGGCGCATCTCCGAGATTGGCAACATCCTCAACGTCATCGACGACGTGGCCGAGCAGACGAACCTCCTGGCGCTGAATGCCGCCATCATCGCCGCGCAGGCCGGTGAGCACGGCAAGGGCTTCGCGGTGGTGGCCGAGGAAATCAAGGACCTGGCCGAGCGCACGGGCGCGTCCACCAAGGAGATCGCCGAGCTCATCCGCAGCATCCAGGAGGAGAGCCGCAACGCCGTGTCGGTGATGAACCAGGGCGTGAAGAACGTGGAGGAGGGCGTGCTGCTGGGCCGGGATGCCGAAGGGGCCCTGTGGAAGATCAATGACAGCGCCCAGAAGGCCACGCAGATGGTGAAGGCCATCGCCCGCGCCACGGTGGAGCAGGCCCGGGGCAGCCGCCAGGTGACGACGGCCATCCAGCGCATCTCCGAGACGGTACAGATGATCTCCAAGGCCTCCAACGAGCAGGCCAAGGGCAGCGAGCAGATCATCAAGAGCGCCGAGCGGATGAAGGTCATCACCGCGCACGTGCAGCGCAGCAGCCAGGAGCAGACGCAGGGCAGCAAGCAGATCACGCGCTCCATCGAGAGCATCAACGAGATGGTCACCCACCTGAACCGCGCCCAGAAGGAGCAGACCAAGGGCAGCGAGCAGGTGCTCAAGGCGGTGGACACCATCAAGACCGTGTCCGAGCACCAGACGCGCTCGGTGCGTCAGCTGGAGGAGGCCATCGACCACCTCCAGAAGCAGGCCGAGGTGCTCCGGGGCGAGGTCCGGCGCTTCCGGGTCTGA
- a CDS encoding Sec-independent protein translocase subunit TatA/TatB: protein MFNIGAGEMIFILVAALLILGPQRLPELARGIGKFLREFRRQTDDVRTVVMREFYQMDQEFQQEPARPAPAPVAPVPPLAPSIPGMVPAMAALPAPAEVLGHEGVAPVPNAVAVAEGAEAAPAAGAVKADGAEPGQEEPLPSFAPIPGTVARNSPKQG from the coding sequence ATGTTCAACATCGGCGCAGGCGAGATGATCTTCATCCTGGTGGCCGCGCTGCTCATCCTTGGGCCGCAGCGGCTGCCGGAACTGGCACGGGGTATCGGCAAGTTCCTGCGCGAGTTCCGGCGCCAGACGGATGACGTGCGCACCGTGGTGATGCGCGAGTTCTACCAGATGGACCAGGAGTTCCAGCAGGAGCCCGCCCGGCCCGCGCCGGCGCCCGTGGCACCCGTGCCGCCCCTGGCGCCCTCGATTCCCGGCATGGTGCCCGCGATGGCGGCGCTGCCTGCGCCCGCGGAGGTGCTGGGGCACGAGGGCGTGGCGCCGGTTCCCAATGCGGTGGCGGTGGCGGAAGGGGCCGAGGCGGCTCCGGCCGCCGGGGCCGTGAAGGCGGATGGAGCGGAGCCGGGGCAGGAGGAGCCGCTGCCGAGCTTTGCCCCCATCCCGGGTACGGTGGCCCGTAACTCGCCGAAGCAGGGCTAG
- a CDS encoding SDR family NAD(P)-dependent oxidoreductase: MKQMTYGTALVTGASSGLGRGLALWLARRGTRVFAAARRQEPLQALAQEARAAGATLEPVEMDVAQADATVERIRQLDAACGGLDLVVANAGMGGPTPGKQFPWEFTKQMIDTNVTGAVATLGAVLPQMVERGRGHLVGISSLAAFRGLPTRAAYSASKIFLSSFMESLRVDLRGTGVRSTCIYPGWVKSEITAKNTFPMPFLMETKDAVERMGHAILRGEPVYSFPWQMTRFMQVLHALPNPLFDALMSRRR, encoded by the coding sequence ATGAAGCAGATGACATACGGAACGGCGTTGGTCACCGGAGCCTCCAGCGGTCTGGGGCGGGGATTGGCCCTGTGGCTCGCCCGGCGGGGCACACGCGTGTTCGCCGCGGCCCGGCGGCAGGAGCCGCTTCAGGCCCTGGCCCAGGAGGCGCGGGCCGCCGGCGCCACCCTGGAGCCCGTGGAGATGGACGTGGCCCAGGCGGACGCCACGGTCGAGCGCATCCGCCAGCTCGACGCGGCCTGTGGGGGACTGGACCTGGTGGTGGCCAACGCCGGCATGGGCGGGCCCACCCCCGGCAAGCAGTTTCCCTGGGAGTTCACCAAGCAGATGATCGACACCAACGTCACCGGCGCGGTGGCGACGCTGGGCGCGGTGCTGCCCCAGATGGTGGAGCGCGGCCGGGGCCACCTGGTGGGAATCTCCAGCCTCGCGGCGTTCCGGGGCCTCCCCACCCGCGCGGCCTACTCCGCCTCGAAGATCTTCCTCTCCTCCTTCATGGAGAGCCTGCGCGTGGACCTGCGCGGCACGGGCGTGCGCAGCACCTGCATCTACCCCGGCTGGGTGAAGAGCGAAATCACCGCGAAGAACACCTTCCCCATGCCCTTCCTGATGGAGACGAAGGATGCGGTGGAGCGCATGGGCCACGCCATCCTGCGCGGCGAGCCCGTCTACTCCTTCCCCTGGCAGATGACGCGCTTCATGCAGGTGCTCCACGCCCTGCCCAACCCCCTCTTCGATGCCTTGATGAGTCGGCGCCGCTGA
- a CDS encoding MFS transporter, giving the protein MTPSRPRPALLALAYLAFVSLGLPDAVLGLAWPSLRDTFSLPQVGMGAILAASAASYFVSGMLAGRLIQALNVGLLLAASTAIVALGLAGYATVPFFVLFLVAACFAGFGSGAIDAALNTYAAQHFGPRHMTWLHAAYSIGATLGPVLMTWLLARGAGWRSGYAVIGVVLATLAVIFIVMRKQWDGGPTGAAEGEGRPDGVTPTASAWEALRRPRVQLQSLIFFFYTGVEVTGGQWAYTVLKEGRGLGTAEAGTWTSFYWGSLFVGRVLSGFIVERLGPVRMLRLSTGLAVVGALLFTLPAVPPPIGLGLLGLALAPIFPALMSETPRRVGKDVAAHAVGFQVSAGTLGVAVLPSAAGFVAERFGVSIVAPQLLGYTVVLLVLHGLLTLSADRPAVAGGEARAGGEA; this is encoded by the coding sequence ATGACCCCCTCCCGTCCCCGTCCCGCCCTGCTCGCGCTCGCCTATCTCGCGTTCGTGAGCCTGGGGTTGCCGGATGCGGTTTTGGGCCTGGCCTGGCCCTCGTTGCGCGACACCTTCTCCCTGCCCCAGGTGGGCATGGGCGCCATCCTCGCCGCGAGCGCCGCGTCGTACTTCGTCTCGGGCATGCTCGCCGGGCGCCTCATCCAGGCGCTCAACGTCGGCCTGCTGCTGGCGGCAAGCACCGCGATTGTGGCGCTCGGGCTCGCGGGCTACGCGACCGTGCCCTTCTTCGTCCTGTTCCTGGTGGCCGCCTGCTTCGCGGGCTTTGGCTCGGGGGCCATCGACGCGGCGCTCAACACCTACGCGGCCCAGCACTTCGGTCCCCGCCACATGACGTGGCTGCACGCGGCCTACAGCATCGGGGCCACGCTGGGGCCGGTGCTCATGACGTGGCTGCTGGCGCGCGGGGCGGGGTGGCGCTCCGGCTATGCGGTCATCGGCGTGGTGCTCGCGACGCTCGCGGTCATCTTCATCGTGATGCGGAAGCAGTGGGACGGGGGCCCCACGGGCGCGGCGGAAGGGGAGGGCCGCCCGGACGGGGTGACGCCGACCGCCTCCGCCTGGGAGGCCCTGCGCCGGCCCCGGGTGCAGCTGCAGAGCCTCATCTTCTTCTTCTACACGGGGGTGGAGGTGACGGGGGGCCAATGGGCCTACACGGTGCTCAAGGAGGGCCGGGGCCTGGGCACGGCGGAGGCCGGTACGTGGACGAGCTTCTACTGGGGCAGCCTGTTCGTGGGCCGCGTCCTGTCGGGCTTCATCGTGGAGCGGCTGGGGCCGGTGCGCATGCTGCGGTTGAGCACGGGGCTGGCGGTGGTGGGCGCGCTCCTGTTCACCCTTCCCGCGGTGCCTCCGCCCATCGGGTTGGGGCTGCTGGGCCTGGCGCTCGCGCCCATCTTCCCGGCGCTCATGTCGGAGACGCCCCGGCGGGTGGGGAAGGACGTGGCCGCGCACGCGGTGGGCTTCCAGGTGAGCGCGGGCACGCTGGGCGTTGCCGTGTTGCCGAGCGCCGCGGGCTTCGTGGCCGAGCGGTTCGGCGTCTCCATCGTGGCCCCCCAGCTCCTGGGGTACACGGTGGTGCTCCTGGTGCTCCACGGCCTGCTCACCCTGTCGGCGGACCGCCCGGCCGTGGCCGGCGGCGAGGCCCGGGCGGGCGGGGAGGCGTGA
- a CDS encoding response regulator: protein MEHSSGLLVVDDDHDILLALQDALEMEGYHVAVAHDGREALEQLKGGLRPELILLDLMMPDVSGWAFRAQQSSDVELASIPVVVVSGQGVSSRDVARLGAAGYLRKPVDLDDLLHTVERFASPEDPPEPASMASW from the coding sequence ATGGAGCATTCGAGCGGTTTGCTTGTCGTCGACGACGATCATGACATCTTGCTCGCGCTCCAAGACGCGCTGGAGATGGAGGGGTATCACGTGGCCGTCGCGCACGATGGCCGCGAGGCGCTGGAGCAGCTCAAGGGGGGGCTGCGCCCGGAGCTCATCCTGTTGGATCTGATGATGCCCGACGTCAGCGGCTGGGCCTTCCGGGCCCAGCAGAGCTCCGACGTGGAGCTCGCCTCCATCCCGGTGGTGGTCGTCTCGGGGCAGGGCGTCAGCTCCCGGGACGTGGCGCGGCTGGGCGCCGCGGGCTACCTGCGCAAGCCCGTGGACCTCGATGACCTGCTGCACACGGTGGAGCGGTTCGCCTCCCCGGAGGATCCGCCGGAGCCGGCGAGCATGGCCTCGTGGTGA
- a CDS encoding histone deacetylase family protein, protein MTLPTLLFTDPLFLQHDPGPGHPESPARLRSILSVLARAPVAGTQVRAPRSATPAELASVHTPELRHALLEMAGQQGQIDADTRVSPDSYDAAILAAGAAVGAVEEVMAGRARNAFALVRPPGHHAEPGQAMGFCLFNNVAIAAEAGRKLGAERVLVLDWDVHHGNGTQAAFESRRDVLYQSVHQYPYYPGTGAPHEVGQGAGEGFTVNCGLPGGATDADYRSIFEDLLLPVADAFQPQLVLVSAGFDPHRSDPIGGMMATERGFAAMCSAVRSLAERVCGGKLVLVMEGGYSLEGLSQSVHACTEVLAGRQDSFPKGDTSPDAAQAIARSRAALRPYWSCL, encoded by the coding sequence ATGACGCTTCCAACCCTCCTCTTCACGGATCCCCTCTTCCTCCAGCACGACCCGGGCCCGGGACACCCCGAAAGCCCCGCCCGGCTCCGGAGCATCCTCTCGGTGCTCGCCCGGGCGCCGGTGGCGGGAACCCAGGTGCGCGCCCCCCGCTCGGCCACCCCGGCGGAGCTGGCCTCCGTGCACACCCCCGAGCTGCGCCACGCCCTGCTGGAGATGGCGGGACAGCAGGGGCAGATCGACGCGGACACCCGCGTCTCCCCGGACAGCTACGACGCGGCCATCCTGGCCGCCGGGGCGGCGGTGGGCGCCGTGGAGGAAGTCATGGCGGGCCGGGCGCGCAACGCGTTCGCGCTGGTGCGCCCCCCCGGGCACCACGCCGAGCCGGGGCAGGCCATGGGCTTCTGCCTCTTCAACAACGTGGCCATCGCCGCCGAGGCGGGGCGGAAGCTGGGCGCCGAGCGCGTGCTGGTGCTCGACTGGGACGTGCACCACGGCAACGGCACCCAGGCCGCCTTCGAGTCCCGGCGGGACGTGCTCTACCAGTCCGTGCACCAGTACCCCTACTACCCGGGCACGGGGGCGCCGCACGAGGTGGGACAGGGCGCGGGCGAGGGCTTCACCGTCAACTGCGGGCTGCCCGGCGGCGCGACGGACGCGGACTACCGGTCCATCTTCGAGGATCTGCTGCTGCCCGTCGCGGACGCGTTCCAGCCGCAGCTCGTGCTGGTGTCCGCGGGGTTTGATCCGCACCGGAGCGATCCCATCGGCGGCATGATGGCGACCGAGCGGGGCTTCGCCGCGATGTGCTCCGCGGTCCGGTCCCTGGCCGAGCGCGTGTGCGGGGGGAAGCTGGTCCTGGTGATGGAGGGAGGCTATTCGCTGGAGGGGCTGTCCCAGTCCGTCCATGCCTGCACCGAGGTGCTCGCGGGCCGCCAGGACTCCTTCCCGAAGGGGGACACGTCCCCGGACGCGGCCCAGGCCATCGCGCGGAGCCGCGCGGCGCTGCGGCCCTACTGGTCCTGCCTCTGA
- a CDS encoding GAF domain-containing sensor histidine kinase yields the protein MHPMTSAFPENEMDRRVAQEASAPEPAGGEHAEHALRLLAEVGRLLSVQRGGLKPVLRRIARLTTSGLATFCLMQLVRPNGQLERVALAHQDPEAEAQLRALPHPFAEDSTCSPLVDALHSGTSQLLVDYPLEIRRRLTVLPEHLAQLERLDPRSLMVVPLVGHRRVLGLMLLARGGTLPPFDATDLIVAEELARSIAVALDDSRLLREARRAERRARFLARSSRVLAGSLDYRATLDQVARLAVPAVADLCAVDMLEGDGSISRLAVAHRHPEQTSRVWELAHRWPSHLEDLYGPGRVIRTGEPELRSEVPDTGLPRAARDAEHLHHLRGLELESYLVAPLKARGRTLGAITFAYTGSHRSYRRSDLRLAMELAARAGLAVDNALLYGASQEAVRLRDEFLAVASHELKTPLTPLNLRLQSLRRELDRRGSTPVNPARVQEHVAALQRQCKRLGTLVDSLLDVSRLEAGVLVLDRESLDLTALVRDVISRFSAQAARTGTPLDVQATGPIVGNWDRVRLEQVVSSLVSNALKYGMGHPVHIQIEQGPAGARLTVRDEGIGIPPEHLPRIFERFERAVSAEHFGGLGLGLYLTRHLVEALGGTIHATSELGRGATFQVELPLAAPTS from the coding sequence ATGCACCCCATGACCAGCGCTTTTCCCGAGAACGAGATGGACCGGCGGGTGGCGCAGGAGGCCAGCGCACCGGAGCCAGCCGGGGGCGAACACGCCGAACACGCCCTGCGATTGCTCGCGGAGGTGGGCCGCCTGCTCTCCGTTCAGCGGGGCGGTTTGAAGCCCGTCCTGCGGCGGATTGCCCGGTTGACAACCTCGGGCCTGGCCACCTTCTGCCTGATGCAACTGGTGCGCCCCAATGGCCAGCTCGAGCGGGTGGCCCTGGCCCACCAGGACCCCGAGGCCGAAGCCCAGCTTCGGGCCCTGCCGCACCCGTTTGCCGAGGACAGCACCTGCAGCCCCCTGGTGGATGCGCTCCACAGCGGCACCTCGCAGCTGCTCGTGGACTACCCCTTGGAGATCCGGCGGCGGCTGACCGTGTTGCCCGAGCACCTCGCCCAGCTGGAACGGCTGGATCCCCGCTCCCTGATGGTGGTGCCGCTCGTGGGCCACCGGCGCGTCCTCGGCCTGATGCTGCTGGCCCGCGGTGGCACCCTGCCCCCGTTTGATGCCACGGACCTCATCGTCGCCGAGGAGCTGGCCCGGAGCATCGCCGTCGCGCTCGACGACTCCCGCCTGCTGCGGGAGGCCCGGCGCGCCGAGCGTCGGGCCCGGTTCCTGGCCCGCTCCAGCCGCGTGCTCGCCGGTTCACTCGACTACCGCGCCACGCTGGACCAGGTCGCCCGGCTCGCGGTGCCGGCCGTGGCGGACCTGTGCGCGGTGGACATGCTCGAGGGGGACGGGAGCATCAGCCGGCTCGCCGTGGCCCACCGGCACCCCGAGCAGACCTCCCGCGTCTGGGAGCTGGCGCACCGCTGGCCCTCGCACCTGGAGGACCTGTATGGCCCCGGGCGGGTCATCCGCACGGGCGAGCCCGAGCTGCGCAGCGAAGTGCCGGACACGGGCCTGCCCCGCGCCGCTCGGGACGCCGAGCACCTGCACCACCTGCGCGGCCTGGAGCTGGAGTCCTACCTGGTGGCGCCCCTGAAGGCCCGGGGCCGCACCCTGGGGGCCATCACCTTCGCCTATACGGGCTCACACCGCTCCTACCGCCGCTCGGACCTGCGGCTGGCGATGGAGCTGGCGGCCCGCGCGGGCCTGGCCGTGGACAACGCCCTGCTGTACGGCGCCTCGCAAGAGGCGGTGCGGCTGCGGGACGAGTTCCTCGCCGTCGCCTCGCACGAGCTGAAGACGCCGCTCACCCCCCTCAACCTGCGGCTGCAGAGCCTGCGGCGGGAGCTGGACCGCCGGGGGAGCACGCCCGTGAATCCCGCCCGGGTCCAGGAGCACGTGGCGGCGCTCCAGCGGCAGTGCAAGCGGCTGGGCACGCTGGTGGACAGCCTGCTGGATGTCTCGCGCCTGGAGGCGGGCGTGCTGGTGCTGGACCGGGAGTCCCTGGACCTGACGGCGCTGGTGCGCGACGTCATCAGCCGGTTCTCGGCCCAGGCGGCGCGCACGGGCACCCCCCTGGATGTCCAGGCCACGGGGCCCATCGTGGGCAACTGGGACCGGGTGCGGCTGGAGCAGGTGGTGAGCAGCCTGGTGAGCAACGCGCTCAAGTACGGCATGGGCCACCCGGTCCACATCCAGATCGAGCAAGGCCCCGCGGGGGCCCGCCTCACGGTGCGCGATGAGGGCATTGGCATCCCCCCGGAGCACCTGCCGCGCATCTTCGAGCGGTTCGAGCGGGCGGTCTCCGCGGAGCACTTCGGAGGCCTGGGGCTGGGGCTCTACCTCACGCGCCACCTCGTCGAGGCGCTCGGAGGCACCATCCACGCCACCAGCGAGCTGGGCCGGGGCGCCACCTTCCAGGTGGAGCTCCCCCTGGCCGCACCCACGTCTTGA